In a single window of the Thermotoga sp. KOL6 genome:
- the hslV gene encoding ATP-dependent protease subunit HslV, with protein MKFHGTTILVVRRNGKTVMGGDGQVTFGTTVLKGNARKVRKLGEGRVLAGFAGSVADAMTLFDRFEAKLREWGGNLTKAAVELAKDWRTDRVLRRLEALLLVADKENIFIISGNGEVIQPDDDAAAIGSGGPYALAAAKALLRNTDLSAREIVEEAMKIAGEICIYTNQNVVIEEV; from the coding sequence ATGAAATTCCATGGAACAACTATCCTTGTTGTAAGAAGAAATGGGAAAACTGTGATGGGCGGCGATGGACAGGTTACTTTTGGCACCACGGTTCTTAAGGGAAACGCAAGAAAAGTGAGAAAGCTCGGTGAGGGGAGGGTACTCGCCGGTTTTGCGGGATCTGTGGCGGATGCCATGACGCTTTTCGATAGATTCGAAGCAAAACTAAGGGAATGGGGAGGAAATCTCACAAAGGCTGCGGTAGAACTTGCCAAAGACTGGAGAACCGACAGAGTTCTGAGGAGACTGGAAGCTTTATTGTTGGTGGCTGACAAGGAAAACATATTCATTATTTCTGGAAATGGTGAGGTGATACAGCCCGACGATGATGCGGCTGCTATAGGTTCTGGAGGACCTTACGCACTCGCTGCCGCGAAGGCCTTGCTCAGAAACACCGATCTTTCGGCAAGAGAAATAGTGGAAGAAGCTATGAAGATAGCAGGGGAAATTTGCATTTACACGAACCAAAACGTGGTGATCGAAGAAGTTTAG
- the hslU gene encoding ATP-dependent protease ATPase subunit HslU gives MKSFDEMTPREIVQELDKYIIGQQEAKKAVAIAVRNRIRRQKLPEEWRKEVLPKNILMIGPTGVGKTEIARRLAQLSGSPFLKVEATRFTEVGYVGKNVDSMIRDLVEISVNMVKQEKIKEVEERAQELVEERILDALVPESRVVPTVTNPFINLITGGQQQQLTPEDRRRFRAKREEMRERLRKGELEDEEIEIEIEEAAPPLIGMFGPGMEDLGIEISNMFSGLLPKKKKKRRMKVSEARKMLLPMEAEKLIDMDKVIQEALDRAQNRGIIFIDEIDKITGKESTSGPDVSRQGVQRDLLPIVEGTTIMTKYGPVRTDYILFIAAGAFHVSRPSDLIPELQGRFPIRVELSPLTEEDFVRILKEPENAIIKQYQALLSTEGVELVFTENGIKEMARIAYQLNQRLENIGARRLYTVAEKVLEEISFEAPDLPEKKVIIDAEYVRKRLEKIVQDEDLSSYIL, from the coding sequence ATGAAGAGTTTTGATGAAATGACACCGAGAGAAATTGTACAAGAGCTCGATAAATACATTATTGGCCAACAAGAGGCGAAAAAAGCCGTTGCGATAGCTGTTCGAAACAGAATCAGAAGGCAGAAACTTCCAGAGGAGTGGAGAAAGGAAGTTTTGCCCAAGAACATACTTATGATTGGACCAACAGGTGTTGGAAAAACGGAAATAGCAAGGAGACTCGCACAGCTCTCTGGTTCGCCTTTTCTAAAAGTAGAAGCCACGAGATTCACAGAGGTTGGATACGTTGGAAAGAATGTTGACTCCATGATAAGAGATCTGGTTGAGATCAGTGTTAACATGGTGAAACAGGAGAAAATAAAGGAAGTGGAAGAGAGGGCACAAGAACTCGTTGAAGAGAGAATATTGGATGCGCTCGTACCGGAATCGAGAGTGGTACCCACCGTTACCAATCCTTTTATCAATCTGATAACGGGAGGCCAGCAGCAACAGTTAACACCCGAAGACAGACGCAGGTTCAGAGCGAAAAGAGAGGAGATGAGAGAAAGACTTAGAAAAGGAGAATTGGAAGACGAAGAAATAGAAATCGAGATCGAAGAAGCAGCCCCTCCCCTTATAGGAATGTTTGGGCCGGGAATGGAGGATTTAGGAATAGAGATTTCGAACATGTTTAGTGGGCTCTTACCGAAGAAGAAAAAGAAAAGAAGGATGAAAGTTTCAGAAGCAAGAAAAATGTTGCTTCCAATGGAAGCGGAAAAGTTGATCGATATGGACAAAGTGATCCAAGAGGCATTGGATAGGGCACAAAACAGAGGAATCATATTCATAGACGAAATCGATAAGATAACGGGAAAAGAAAGTACTTCCGGTCCAGATGTTTCCAGGCAAGGAGTACAACGTGACTTGCTTCCAATAGTGGAAGGAACCACGATCATGACGAAATACGGCCCCGTAAGGACGGATTACATCCTTTTCATAGCAGCCGGGGCTTTTCACGTATCTAGGCCTTCTGACTTGATACCAGAACTGCAGGGAAGGTTTCCTATACGTGTGGAGCTCTCGCCACTCACTGAAGAAGATTTTGTGAGAATATTGAAGGAACCAGAGAACGCCATAATAAAACAGTACCAGGCACTTCTTTCGACTGAAGGGGTAGAGCTTGTTTTCACAGAGAACGGAATAAAGGAAATGGCTAGGATAGCGTACCAGCTGAATCAAAGACTCGAGAACATAGGAGCAAGAAGACTTTACACAGTTGCGGAAAAGGTACTGGAAGAAATATCCTTCGAAGCACCGGATCTTCCGGAGAAAAAGGTGATCATAGACGCTGAGTACGTAAGAAAGAGATTAGAGAAGATCGTTCAAGACGAGGATTTGAGCTCCTATATCTTGTGA
- a CDS encoding heat-shock protein Hsp70 codes for MKPKRRRSLKINLGLLTLLFFMVFVFIVSYHNYRLVETEHRQLLEKYEDLKEKIEHQKLLNQKLLEVIENEKLRSNDFSQTRQGADNEGPGTR; via the coding sequence TTGAAACCTAAAAGAAGACGGTCTTTGAAGATTAATCTCGGCCTTTTGACGCTTCTTTTCTTCATGGTTTTTGTTTTCATTGTAAGCTATCACAACTATCGATTAGTTGAAACAGAACATCGACAACTTTTGGAGAAATACGAAGATTTAAAAGAAAAAATCGAGCATCAGAAGCTCCTCAACCAGAAGCTTTTAGAGGTGATAGAGAATGAAAAACTTCGTAGTAACGACTTCTCACAAACCAGACAAGGAGCAGATAATGAAGGCCCAGGAACTCGCTGA
- a CDS encoding class I SAM-dependent methyltransferase: MKNFVVTTSHKPDKEQIMKAQELAESLGTIYVPRKRLKETNVDFYYVVERNRLSIKWPGGEFFFHPSSAVLRMRNIKSGQKDYLIEVLQPKGNEIVLDTTFGLGGEAILMAAFLPEGKVVGLEGSIHIYTVVKYGIEHFETDVKWLKEALKRIELYYANFKDYIRKQPAESFDVVYCDPMFENPVYESSAMNPLRPFAVYDTVDEEDVREMLRIARKKVILKSHVKDSLFKRIKVDELKGSKKSGVVYGVIYKR, from the coding sequence ATGAAAAACTTCGTAGTAACGACTTCTCACAAACCAGACAAGGAGCAGATAATGAAGGCCCAGGAACTCGCTGAGAGTCTAGGAACCATCTATGTTCCCCGAAAAAGATTGAAAGAAACGAATGTGGATTTTTACTATGTTGTAGAGAGGAACAGGCTTTCTATAAAATGGCCGGGAGGGGAGTTTTTTTTTCATCCGTCTTCCGCAGTTCTCCGGATGAGAAACATAAAAAGTGGCCAAAAGGATTATTTGATAGAGGTTCTTCAACCGAAAGGCAACGAGATAGTTTTGGATACAACATTTGGACTTGGTGGTGAAGCGATTTTGATGGCAGCCTTTCTTCCAGAGGGGAAGGTTGTTGGACTCGAAGGGTCGATTCATATATACACCGTCGTGAAGTACGGAATAGAGCATTTCGAAACAGACGTGAAGTGGTTGAAAGAAGCTTTGAAAAGGATAGAACTGTATTATGCTAATTTCAAAGATTACATAAGAAAACAGCCGGCTGAATCTTTTGATGTCGTATACTGCGATCCTATGTTCGAGAATCCTGTTTATGAATCTTCTGCAATGAATCCTTTGAGACCTTTCGCTGTGTACGACACGGTGGACGAGGAAGATGTGAGAGAAATGCTCAGAATCGCTAGAAAAAAAGTCATCTTGAAAAGTCACGTAAAAGACTCTTTGTTCAAAAGAATAAAAGTGGATGAATTGAAGGGTTCGAAAAAGAGCGGAGTGGTCTACGGGGTGATCTACAAACGATGA
- the miaA gene encoding tRNA (adenosine(37)-N6)-dimethylallyltransferase MiaA — protein sequence MKIAIVGGPTAVGKTDIMVEVCEELGAEIISMDSRQIYRYMDIGTAKPTPEQRRKVPHYMIDILDPDEYYNAFLYRKDSLKVMEDILRKGKIPVYVGGTGLYADALVRGIFEGVPADENVRRELRELERKEPGILRKMLEEFDPEAATRIHPNDLKRTIRALEVYMKTGRRISELQKKTKGDDRFFIVVLTRERYDLYNRINKRVDKMIEMGLVDEVKRLLNMGYSKDLNSMKTIGYKEVIDYLEGKYDFDRMVHLIKRNTRHFARRQIIWFKRYEDAVWYNLTLMDKKDVKKELKNLIVRNFSV from the coding sequence ATGAAAATAGCCATAGTTGGTGGTCCAACGGCTGTGGGGAAAACAGATATTATGGTCGAGGTGTGCGAAGAATTAGGAGCTGAAATCATATCGATGGATTCCAGGCAGATCTATCGTTACATGGATATAGGAACCGCTAAACCAACTCCTGAACAAAGAAGAAAAGTTCCCCATTATATGATAGACATCCTAGATCCAGATGAGTACTACAACGCTTTTCTGTACAGGAAAGATTCTCTCAAAGTGATGGAAGATATTCTTAGAAAAGGGAAAATACCTGTTTATGTTGGTGGTACGGGACTTTATGCGGATGCGTTGGTGAGGGGTATATTCGAAGGTGTTCCTGCTGATGAGAATGTGAGAAGGGAACTCAGAGAACTTGAAAGGAAAGAGCCCGGGATTCTCAGGAAGATGTTAGAAGAGTTCGATCCGGAGGCTGCTACTCGTATTCATCCGAACGATTTGAAAAGAACCATCAGGGCTCTGGAAGTTTATATGAAAACAGGAAGAAGAATTTCCGAACTTCAAAAGAAAACGAAGGGTGACGATAGGTTTTTTATAGTGGTCTTGACAAGGGAAAGATACGATCTTTACAACAGAATAAACAAAAGAGTGGACAAAATGATTGAGATGGGTCTTGTTGACGAAGTGAAAAGACTTCTAAACATGGGATACTCCAAGGATCTCAACTCTATGAAGACCATTGGATACAAAGAAGTGATCGATTATTTAGAAGGAAAATACGATTTTGACAGGATGGTTCATTTGATTAAGCGGAACACGAGACATTTCGCACGCAGACAAATCATCTGGTTCAAAAGGTACGAGGATGCAGTGTGGTACAACCTTACTCTCATGGACAAAAAAGACGTGAAAAAAGAACTCAAAAACCTGATAGTCAGGAATTTTTCGGTATAA
- the hfq gene encoding RNA chaperone Hfq — MAEKFNLQDRFLNHLRVNKIEVKVYLVNGFQTKGFIRSFDSYTVLLESGNQQSLIYKHAISTIIPSSYVLLMPKKQEAEQEAGTTEDQGS; from the coding sequence TTGGCCGAAAAGTTCAACCTTCAGGACAGATTTCTGAATCACCTTAGAGTCAACAAAATCGAAGTGAAGGTATACCTGGTTAACGGTTTTCAGACCAAAGGGTTTATCAGATCTTTTGACAGTTACACGGTTCTTCTAGAGAGCGGGAATCAACAGAGTCTAATTTACAAACATGCGATCAGTACTATCATTCCATCCTCTTATGTTCTGTTGATGCCGAAAAAGCAGGAAGCTGAACAGGAGGCTGGGACCACTGAAGATCAGGGATCTTGA
- the hflX gene encoding GTPase HflX, which produces MIVAVGRDEEKIRESLEEMKGLCETLRVDVVEWLWQKRTKPDPTTYLGKGKLEKLKEMIEFCEADLVVVDDEISPVQSKNMREFLDVEVLDRTQVILEIFARHATSEEGKLQVEMASLLYELPRLVGKGEELSRLGGGIGTRGPGEPLLEVLRRHIKNRISQLKRKLKEIEHERAVQRKQRLEKKIPHVSIVGYTNAGKSTLLKALTESDVYIADKLFATLEPVTRRLKLRNGRVILVSDTVGFIRKLPHTIVSAFKATLEEIKFSDVIVHLLDASDPYVEEKKTASEKVLEEIGADRIPRILVFNKIDLCPEERLRVLNQKYPDALFVSALKREGLETLLEKIEKVLARKEIQETLKVPVEKIGQIYALRDKLEILSEDYKDDYVLITVKADRKTLEMVKGKVTD; this is translated from the coding sequence ATCATAGTAGCTGTGGGAAGGGACGAAGAAAAGATAAGAGAATCCCTCGAAGAAATGAAAGGGTTGTGTGAAACGTTGAGGGTCGATGTTGTTGAATGGCTTTGGCAAAAGAGGACCAAGCCAGATCCTACAACGTATCTGGGGAAAGGAAAACTGGAAAAGTTGAAAGAAATGATAGAATTCTGCGAAGCGGATCTTGTGGTAGTAGATGATGAAATATCACCTGTTCAATCGAAAAATATGAGAGAATTTCTTGATGTGGAAGTTCTCGATAGGACACAGGTGATTCTAGAAATATTCGCTCGTCATGCCACCAGTGAGGAAGGTAAACTTCAAGTGGAAATGGCTAGTCTACTTTACGAACTACCCAGGTTGGTAGGCAAGGGGGAAGAGCTCTCGAGACTCGGAGGTGGAATAGGTACCAGAGGACCTGGTGAACCGTTGCTCGAAGTCCTGAGAAGACACATAAAGAATCGCATTTCTCAATTGAAAAGAAAATTGAAAGAAATCGAACATGAAAGAGCTGTTCAGAGAAAACAAAGACTCGAAAAGAAAATTCCACACGTATCTATAGTGGGATACACTAATGCTGGGAAATCAACGCTTCTTAAAGCCCTTACGGAAAGTGATGTTTATATCGCTGATAAGCTTTTTGCCACACTCGAACCGGTGACAAGACGTTTGAAATTGAGAAACGGAAGGGTCATTTTGGTAAGTGATACAGTTGGTTTCATAAGAAAGCTTCCTCACACCATTGTAAGTGCTTTCAAAGCTACCCTCGAAGAAATAAAGTTTTCGGATGTTATTGTACATCTTTTGGATGCATCTGATCCCTATGTTGAAGAGAAAAAGACTGCTTCTGAAAAGGTGTTGGAGGAAATTGGAGCTGATAGAATCCCTAGAATTCTTGTGTTCAACAAGATTGATCTCTGTCCGGAAGAGAGATTGAGAGTTTTAAATCAAAAATACCCAGATGCCCTTTTTGTTTCAGCTTTAAAGAGAGAAGGATTGGAGACTCTCTTGGAGAAGATAGAAAAAGTTTTGGCTCGGAAAGAAATTCAAGAGACTTTGAAAGTTCCCGTAGAAAAAATTGGTCAAATCTATGCTTTACGGGATAAGTTGGAGATACTAAGTGAAGATTACAAAGATGATTACGTATTGATCACTGTCAAAGCAGACAGAAAAACCTTAGAAATGGTGAAGGGGAAGGTGACAGATTGA
- the fmt gene encoding methionyl-tRNA formyltransferase has product MKVVFVGTPEFAGEILEHMVRNGINIVGVVTQPDKPRGRGRKMLPTPVKIVAEEYKIPCIQPESINKKEALDFLQVVVPDVILVVSYGKILGKKVLSLPKYGCYNVHPSLLPKYRGASPIQRALENGEKKTGVTIYRMVKELDAGPIALQEEVDIDPFETFDHLERKLIELSKKMVLEFFEKLKKGKIELREQDHSQATYAPIIKKEDLFVDFSKDAETVKNKIRAYDSKPGARVFLGNDEVKLFGVISLDSSDDEPGLIHYIDREGAWIGTAKGKVKVRYIQFPGKKKITFWEAKNGRLIEEKMRLEGRYGS; this is encoded by the coding sequence TTGAAAGTAGTCTTCGTTGGTACACCGGAATTCGCTGGCGAAATTCTAGAGCACATGGTGAGAAACGGTATCAACATTGTAGGAGTAGTGACACAGCCTGATAAACCACGGGGAAGAGGTAGAAAGATGTTACCAACTCCCGTTAAAATTGTGGCAGAGGAATACAAGATTCCTTGCATACAACCGGAATCTATTAACAAAAAGGAGGCTCTCGATTTTCTTCAAGTTGTGGTTCCAGATGTAATCTTGGTTGTCTCTTATGGAAAGATCTTGGGTAAGAAGGTTCTTTCTCTTCCGAAGTACGGTTGCTACAATGTTCATCCTTCTCTTTTGCCGAAGTACAGAGGAGCTTCTCCCATACAAAGGGCACTTGAGAACGGCGAGAAGAAAACCGGTGTCACGATATACAGAATGGTTAAAGAGTTGGATGCAGGTCCCATAGCGTTACAAGAAGAAGTTGATATAGATCCTTTCGAAACGTTCGATCACTTGGAGAGAAAGTTGATCGAACTTTCAAAAAAGATGGTACTCGAATTTTTTGAGAAGTTGAAAAAAGGGAAAATAGAATTGAGAGAACAGGATCATTCACAAGCTACCTACGCACCGATCATAAAAAAGGAAGATCTTTTTGTCGACTTTTCGAAAGATGCGGAAACGGTCAAAAACAAAATAAGAGCTTATGATTCTAAACCCGGTGCCCGAGTTTTTTTGGGAAATGATGAGGTAAAATTATTTGGTGTGATATCGTTAGATAGTTCGGATGATGAACCTGGTTTGATACACTATATTGATAGGGAAGGTGCATGGATAGGAACTGCAAAGGGGAAGGTGAAGGTCAGATACATTCAGTTTCCTGGAAAGAAGAAGATCACTTTTTGGGAAGCTAAAAATGGGAGATTAATAGAGGAGAAGATGCGCTTAGAAGGGAGGTATGGGAGTTGA
- a CDS encoding heavy-metal-associated domain-containing protein translates to MKRLNYFMLKDAKTEEDYKKVKSTVEKLDGVYKVDYEMDAEVIGVEYDDEKVSKEQIKAVVDKLGYTLIV, encoded by the coding sequence TTGAAAAGGTTGAATTACTTCATGCTGAAAGATGCCAAAACGGAGGAAGATTACAAAAAGGTAAAATCCACAGTTGAAAAACTCGATGGAGTTTATAAAGTGGATTATGAAATGGATGCAGAAGTTATTGGAGTTGAGTATGACGATGAAAAGGTGTCAAAAGAACAGATAAAAGCTGTTGTAGATAAATTGGGATACACACTCATTGTATGA
- a CDS encoding ABC transporter ATP-binding protein codes for MKTLEVLSLKKYFPIRKGFLVKKIVGYVKAVDDISFSVEKGKTFALVGESGCGKTTTAKTVLRLTNPTAGRIVVDGDDTTYYFMKEKHAVSYLKLTYVDIFNEMKKNLSSDQILNTLDGVDKKYAEIFFKKADGDENKFYRLILSDIEKKRMNFRRKIQIVFQDPMSSLNPRMTVGDILTEPILFHGLAKTSQEAMDIAKNLLLSVGLKEYHLERYPHQFSGGQRQRIAIARAISINPEIVILDEPTASLDVSVQAQVINLFLKLQEEMGFTYLFISHDLGLVRFISHEVGIMYLGRIVEMGNTDEIFDNPLHPYTQALLSAVPIPDPKVERARERIILKGGVPSPINRPVGCFFHPRCPYKMPICEREYPVMKEVSPNHWVACHLHSS; via the coding sequence ATGAAAACACTGGAAGTTCTGAGTTTGAAGAAATATTTTCCTATCAGAAAAGGATTCCTCGTAAAAAAAATCGTTGGCTATGTAAAAGCGGTCGACGACATATCTTTCTCAGTGGAGAAGGGGAAAACCTTCGCTCTAGTTGGTGAATCTGGTTGTGGAAAGACTACAACCGCGAAAACGGTACTTCGCCTCACAAATCCTACCGCTGGTCGTATTGTTGTGGACGGTGACGATACCACGTACTACTTTATGAAAGAAAAGCACGCTGTTTCTTATTTAAAGCTGACCTATGTTGATATATTCAACGAGATGAAAAAGAATCTCTCATCTGACCAAATTTTGAATACTTTGGACGGTGTTGACAAAAAATACGCGGAAATTTTCTTTAAAAAAGCTGACGGGGATGAAAATAAATTCTACCGTCTGATCCTTTCAGATATTGAGAAAAAGAGAATGAACTTCAGAAGAAAAATACAGATAGTTTTCCAGGATCCAATGAGTTCTTTGAATCCGAGAATGACAGTTGGAGACATTTTGACAGAGCCTATTCTGTTTCACGGGTTAGCAAAAACCTCTCAAGAGGCGATGGATATTGCAAAAAACCTTCTTCTCAGTGTGGGCCTTAAAGAGTATCATTTGGAAAGATATCCGCACCAATTCAGCGGTGGGCAAAGGCAGAGAATCGCCATAGCCAGGGCAATTTCCATAAATCCTGAGATCGTGATACTCGACGAACCGACAGCTTCTCTAGATGTGTCCGTTCAAGCGCAGGTTATCAACCTGTTTTTGAAACTTCAAGAAGAGATGGGTTTTACTTACTTGTTCATATCTCATGATCTAGGACTTGTAAGGTTCATAAGTCATGAGGTAGGAATAATGTATCTTGGAAGAATTGTGGAAATGGGTAATACAGATGAAATATTTGACAACCCACTTCATCCGTACACACAAGCCTTGTTATCGGCTGTCCCCATTCCCGATCCCAAAGTTGAGCGTGCAAGGGAACGCATCATATTGAAAGGTGGTGTTCCAAGTCCTATAAACAGACCTGTGGGATGTTTCTTCCATCCGCGGTGTCCGTATAAGATGCCAATATGTGAAAGGGAGTATCCTGTTATGAAGGAAGTTTCACCGAATCATTGGGTGGCATGTCATCTACATTCATCATAA
- a CDS encoding ABC transporter substrate-binding protein — translation MRKLLVALSLVLALALFAELSPFAQFETYIGADATGQYGGTLVVPTLSGPRTCNDVVAQETSSTDVIGRFMASMIELDNHARIHPALAERWEIKQNEDGSMEIVWYLRKGIKWSDGTPFTADDVVFTINDVYFNPDIPNDMQDLFADNWPVAEKIDDYTLKTTLKKTYRLAIRYIGGIPIFPKHLAESYVKEGKFKEFWTVDAINNGEIVGLGPFIPVEYVPDQYVRFVRNPYYWKHDKDGKQLPYLDGIIFKIIPTQDAQRLAFENGEVDVYGPRGTEYAEIKAMAEEKGWVVGVGGPNFGTTFVTFNWNTPDPVKRKWFRNEFFRKAVAYAIDKQSMIDTLYNGLAVEQWGPISQAATVYYDESVLRKYPYNLDLARTMLKLGGFKWDENGQLLDGEGNPVKFILLTNAGNQVREGMGNIITEALKKLGMDVTFAPIDFNTLVQKLVVNGDWEAVIIGLTGSDEPQGGANVWRIKGALHFWNYHPEVKDFVDPNDYYSPDWEKEIDRIFEENVKILDQEKVVDMFREFQRLVSEHLPLIYTTQQLYLYAYSNKLHNLDPTAFGGMWGWNQECIWKEQ, via the coding sequence ATGCGTAAACTTTTAGTGGCCCTTTCTTTGGTTCTTGCTTTAGCCCTGTTTGCCGAACTTTCGCCGTTTGCCCAGTTTGAAACGTACATCGGGGCGGATGCTACAGGACAGTACGGGGGAACGTTAGTGGTACCAACACTTTCCGGACCGAGAACTTGTAACGATGTTGTTGCCCAAGAAACGAGCTCAACTGATGTGATAGGAAGGTTCATGGCTTCAATGATAGAACTCGACAATCACGCAAGAATCCATCCTGCTCTCGCTGAAAGATGGGAGATCAAACAGAACGAGGATGGAAGCATGGAAATCGTTTGGTACCTGAGAAAAGGTATCAAATGGAGCGATGGAACACCGTTCACAGCGGACGACGTTGTGTTCACTATCAACGACGTGTACTTCAATCCTGACATTCCGAACGACATGCAAGATCTTTTTGCTGACAACTGGCCTGTTGCTGAAAAGATCGATGATTACACGTTGAAGACAACACTGAAGAAAACTTACAGGCTTGCGATAAGATACATTGGAGGTATTCCTATATTCCCGAAGCACCTCGCAGAATCTTACGTGAAAGAAGGAAAGTTCAAAGAATTCTGGACGGTTGATGCAATTAACAACGGTGAGATCGTAGGTCTTGGACCGTTTATTCCCGTTGAATACGTACCTGATCAATATGTAAGATTTGTCCGCAATCCATACTACTGGAAACATGACAAAGACGGGAAGCAGCTTCCATACCTCGATGGAATAATCTTCAAGATCATTCCCACTCAGGACGCTCAGAGACTTGCCTTTGAGAACGGAGAAGTTGATGTCTATGGTCCTCGCGGTACAGAGTATGCAGAAATCAAAGCGATGGCCGAAGAAAAAGGTTGGGTCGTTGGAGTTGGCGGACCGAACTTCGGTACAACTTTCGTCACTTTCAATTGGAATACTCCCGATCCTGTGAAGAGAAAATGGTTCAGGAATGAATTCTTCAGAAAAGCAGTAGCATACGCTATTGATAAACAGTCCATGATAGACACGTTGTACAACGGTCTTGCTGTGGAACAATGGGGTCCGATCAGTCAAGCCGCAACTGTTTACTACGATGAATCTGTCCTCAGAAAGTACCCGTACAATCTCGATCTTGCGAGAACAATGCTCAAACTTGGTGGCTTCAAGTGGGACGAGAACGGTCAACTCCTCGACGGTGAAGGAAATCCTGTGAAGTTCATTCTCTTGACGAACGCTGGTAACCAGGTCCGAGAAGGTATGGGGAATATCATAACGGAAGCTCTCAAGAAACTTGGAATGGATGTCACGTTTGCACCGATAGACTTCAATACGTTGGTACAGAAACTCGTAGTAAACGGTGATTGGGAAGCGGTTATCATAGGACTCACGGGATCTGATGAACCGCAAGGTGGAGCAAACGTGTGGAGAATAAAGGGTGCATTGCACTTCTGGAACTATCATCCAGAAGTTAAGGACTTCGTCGATCCAAACGATTATTACTCACCTGACTGGGAAAAAGAAATCGACAGGATATTCGAAGAAAACGTGAAGATACTCGATCAAGAAAAAGTTGTTGACATGTTCAGAGAATTCCAGAGACTCGTCTCCGAACACCTGCCACTCATTTACACGACGCAACAACTCTATCTGTACGCCTACAGCAATAAACTGCACAACCTCGATCCTACTGCTTTCGGTGGTATGTGGGGTTGGAATCAAGAGTGTATTTGGAAAGAGCAATAA
- a CDS encoding ABC transporter permease, whose product MLKYIARRLIIMIPELLIISFIVFVIMQAAPGDFLDMYRLDPSVSQQFLQKMEKELGLDKPWIVQYGIWLKNVLKGDFGYSFYYRRPVSTLIWERVFATVILSVSSLAFQWILGIIVGVFSALKKYSIWDKILTVVAFSGIALPGFFLAILLLFIAAKTGWFPIAGMVSVNHSQMSTWERFKDIASHLVLPTIALGFGGFASLMRYMRGSLLDVLNEDYVEFARAKGMPERVVIYKHALRNAINPMITFLGFSISSVLGGAVIIENIFAWPGMGRLIYQALLQQDIYIVMASAVISAVMLVIGNLVADILLAAVDPRVRFE is encoded by the coding sequence TTGCTCAAGTACATCGCACGCAGACTGATCATCATGATTCCTGAACTCCTCATCATTTCTTTTATTGTTTTCGTAATCATGCAGGCAGCACCCGGTGATTTTCTGGATATGTACAGATTAGACCCATCTGTTTCTCAACAATTTCTGCAGAAGATGGAGAAAGAACTTGGTTTGGATAAACCTTGGATTGTTCAGTACGGAATATGGTTGAAGAACGTTCTAAAGGGGGATTTTGGATACTCGTTTTACTACAGGAGACCCGTTTCTACACTCATTTGGGAAAGGGTTTTCGCCACGGTTATATTATCCGTTTCTTCTTTAGCGTTCCAATGGATTCTGGGAATAATAGTGGGTGTGTTCTCCGCTTTGAAAAAGTACAGTATCTGGGACAAGATTCTTACTGTTGTTGCTTTCAGTGGAATCGCTCTTCCAGGATTCTTTCTCGCCATTCTCTTGCTTTTCATTGCTGCGAAAACCGGTTGGTTTCCGATTGCTGGAATGGTGTCTGTCAACCATTCCCAGATGAGCACTTGGGAAAGGTTTAAAGATATAGCATCTCATCTTGTTCTTCCAACCATAGCACTCGGGTTTGGAGGATTTGCATCCTTAATGAGATACATGAGAGGAAGCCTTCTGGATGTTCTCAATGAAGACTACGTGGAATTTGCTCGTGCGAAAGGAATGCCGGAACGTGTGGTGATATACAAGCATGCCTTGAGGAATGCGATAAATCCGATGATTACCTTCCTTGGTTTCAGCATATCGAGTGTGTTGGGGGGAGCGGTGATCATAGAGAATATTTTCGCTTGGCCTGGCATGGGGAGACTCATTTATCAAGCACTCTTGCAACAAGATATCTACATAGTCATGGCTTCTGCTGTTATCAGTGCAGTGATGCTAGTTATTGGTAATCTTGTTGCCGATATTCTACTTGCCGCTGTGGATCCGAGAGTGAGATTTGAATGA